The sequence ACATCAACGCATAACTGAAATCAACTACATCGTCCGTCATTCGTCCAGGGCCACCATCAAGGGCCGCTGTATTATCAGCGTAATAATCTGTATCACTCCCATCGCTTACGATAAAGCGATACCAGAGGTTGTTGGGTTGCGTCTCGTGTAACGTAGCCGCCCAGAAGTCGCAGGTTCGTGGTCCATAATCACCATAACAATCGGTGTCGGCTGCGACAATACTCATCGGAATAAAGCGTTGGGCACCGGCATTGACATCGTAGACCCGCAGCGTTACTGCGGTCACGTCATTATGGAAGGTACGTAAGCGAATGGTTACCGGCGTACCAGCAGGAACTGTGCCACCTGGAGTGCGGTATAGGGGATCACGGGAATTGTGATACACCCCATCCCATTCCACATTGTTGTCGGGCTGAGGCAACGCGCTGCGCACTTCAACGCCAACGAACGTTGTGGCGGTATTAAAGCTAAAGATGACAGTTGCCGGGCCGGTAACGGTGAAAGGTACATTGTTCCCAAATGCACCATAGTTTGGGTTTGCCCAGCTCTCATTGGTGGCAATCTTAAATTCATAACTACCAGGCGGGATCGCATCCGTGATAAATGTAAAGATACCATCGCCATCAACATCACTCATAAAGGTACGTAAACATTCCGGCTGCCAGTCACTACTGCAACCGATTTCGCTGTTGAAGTCTCCCGGAACGGTATAGATAGTATTCCGTACCCTATCAGCGATGTAATGGGTCTTGTGATCGTAGTAGAAACGTACAGATTGCGTGCTATTCAGGGTAATTGGAATATTTGGGCCGTTTTGCTGAAAATTAGCTCCATAATTTTCGGCCCAACTTCCCATAGCAACTTTGTACTGGTAGTTTCCGGCTGGAATAGGTGCTGAAATGAACAGATAGACACCGTTACCCTGCGGGGTAAAGGCCGAACCGGCACATCCTGGATCCCAGTTGCTGCACGCACCAGCAGTTGCGACTGATTGTAGATCACCGGTGAGATTGACCGACGACGGTTGTGCTGTGTGGTCGGCGAGGCTTATGGATGGTTGTGGTGCAATCGTTGCACCAAAAAGCACCCCAAACACAAGAATGAGGTGCAAGATGCGGAAAAACGGGCGCGGTCTCACCTTAAAGCTCCTTTGCACTGCCTGTACCTTCTTAACACGGCGGCATCCATCAGGGACGCCGTGAAGTAGCACCATTGCATGAACCGCACCTTAGCGCTACGGAGCTAGATTGAGCGCGGCGATATTGTTTTTAACAGAAAAGTTGCCGACAAAATAGATGCTTGTGCAACATATCATAAATCATACGTCCTCCTTTGTCAAGAGGTATTGGTTGCTGTAAGAGTTTTCACCTTACCCGTCAGCGGTGATGTGAGGTGATAGGAAAGAGAAAAGAGGGATAAGCGGGCGCGGCAGGTTCCCAATCCGTCCGCAGCTTCCCGTTCCGACAGTAGTCTACTGCCAACCCCTTATTGTCTTGCCGATCATGAGATGCCACTGTACCGGTAGGGGCGAGTTCCAAATCTGCCCTAAGTGGCGTGCTCAGGCGGCAAGCAATGGCTTCCGGTCGCACACCGTAGGACACGGACCAGCGGTTCGCTCACCCAGGTCGGGGGTGTTTTTGTCATTCCATTCGGTTACTGTTGCGTGGCTCGCATGAGACCAAAAGATGAAAACGCTGCAAACTTCTGTCGCTGATCTTATGGGTTTTTAAGGTTCTCAGTTTTTGGTCATGTTCACCGATAAACGTCATTCACACCGTCACGACGATCTCCAAATCGATGCTGCTTGCCTTGGTGCGCAGGCAGTCGTCCCGCACCTGCCGTGGCAGCGATGGAACGGCGCCTGTCGCAGAAGCACGTCATAGGGGCGGGTTCCAAACCCGCCCCTACCATACACGGACAGGAATCATCGGCGTGCGACCAAGGGCCTGATCGGAGACCACCGGCGGCGCGGAACGCAGCGCGCCGTTGCCCACGCTGCGGACATTCCGCTCGCTCCTCATGTCTGTAAGGTCGAGTGAAAACGTTGAAATCCCCTGTCGCTGCTCGCGAGACTCTTGACAAACTTCCTTCAAGATCATACAATGAAATTATCAATCTCATTCTCAAAACGAATGAATAACTAACCCTGATACCACATTCTCGCTCATTTCCCTCCTTCTTTCTGCACATTTTGGCCTCTGTACACTATCAGGGGAATCTCTATCCTGGCTTGATATGGCTCATCGCTGAGCTAGTGATGTTGTTCGTTGAGGAACGGAGAACAGTATGAACATTAGTCGGGAAAAGCTCCTCTGGGCGTATGAGCGCATGCGTCTCATTCGCGAGTTCGAAGACCGGCTTCACGCTGATTTTGCCGCCGGGAAGATACCCGGTTTCGTTCACTTGTATGCCGGTGAAGAGGCGGTAGCTGTTGGACTATGTGCGCATTTGCGTGACGACGACTTTATTACCAGTACCCATCGCGGGCACGGCCACTGTATCGCTAAGGGTGTTGACCTCCGGGCAATGATGGCAGAGATCTACGGTAAAGCAACCGGCGCCTGTAAGGGGAAAGGCGGCTCAATGCATATTGCCGATGTTGACAAAGGTATGCTCGGAGCGAACGGTATCGTTGGTGGTGGACCACCGCTGGCATGCGGTGCTGGTCTGACTGCAAAGCTCAAAGGTACTGATCAGGTGACTGTCTGCTTCTTCGGTGATGGGGCTTCCAATCAGGGTACAACGTTTGAAGGTCTTAATCTGGCCGGGATATGGAAATTACCGGTTGTGTTCGTTTGTGAGAATAATGGCTACGCTGAAACAACATCACCGCGTTACTCGGTTTCCGGCCAAGACATTGCCGCTCGTGCTCGGGGCTTTGGTATGCCAAGTATTGCTATCGATGGCCTCGATTTCTTTGCCGTATACGAAGCGGCAGGTGAAGCAATAGCTCGTGCCCGACGTGGTGAAGGGCCGACCTTTATTGAGGCGCAGACATACCGCTACTATGGCCACTTCGAGGGTGACTCAATTCGCTATCGTACTCGTGATGAAGAGTCGTACTATCGTTCACTCGATTGTCTGCAACGTTTTCGCCAGACGGTAACTGCGCAAGGTCTGCTTACTGCCACTGAACTTGATGAGATTGATGCTCGCGCCCGTGCTGCGGTCGAAGATGCAGTACGCTTTGCTGCCGAAAGCCCACTCCCTGATCCGGCAGAGCTGTTGACTGACGTATACGTCGATTACCCCGTGACCGGTTTGTGGCCGTTTCAGGAAGCTACGGTCGCAGTACAACGCTAAGAATTGATAAGCGTCCTGTAGACAGAGGCATTGTTTCTGAACAATCCTTCGGTTTACAGAACTACTCGATGATGAGGTGTCACCATGACGGTAATGGTTGAGGAGGCAGTTCGTACCCTGAGCTATCGTGAGGCCATCAATGAGGCGCTGCGTCTAGAGATGCGGCGCGATCCGACTGTGATTATTATGGGTGAGGATGTAACCGGCGCATCGCACAGCGAAGATGAATCCCATCTTGATGCCTGGGGTGGCGTTTTGGGTGTAACTAAGGGTCTGGTTCACGAGTTTGGTCGTCAGCGTGTGCGCGATACCCCCATCACTGAGTCGGGTTTTGTCGGTGCAGGGGTTGGT comes from Chloroflexus sp. Y-396-1 and encodes:
- a CDS encoding thiamine pyrophosphate-dependent dehydrogenase E1 component subunit alpha; translated protein: MNISREKLLWAYERMRLIREFEDRLHADFAAGKIPGFVHLYAGEEAVAVGLCAHLRDDDFITSTHRGHGHCIAKGVDLRAMMAEIYGKATGACKGKGGSMHIADVDKGMLGANGIVGGGPPLACGAGLTAKLKGTDQVTVCFFGDGASNQGTTFEGLNLAGIWKLPVVFVCENNGYAETTSPRYSVSGQDIAARARGFGMPSIAIDGLDFFAVYEAAGEAIARARRGEGPTFIEAQTYRYYGHFEGDSIRYRTRDEESYYRSLDCLQRFRQTVTAQGLLTATELDEIDARARAAVEDAVRFAAESPLPDPAELLTDVYVDYPVTGLWPFQEATVAVQR